One part of the Ursus arctos isolate Adak ecotype North America unplaced genomic scaffold, UrsArc2.0 scaffold_16, whole genome shotgun sequence genome encodes these proteins:
- the LOC125281987 gene encoding ral guanine nucleotide dissociation stimulator-like, with protein MLRLREGTMERFVQSLVPSFPDGSISTTSTIFCMYEMFTSATQVLGQQFNSTLSPFLGTWPDQNLQAIYQSLGRDRVEIKVAYVHGAMVLKWHAWDLTNHVPLLLMQRELLALTEAEVEVPAPGLLPAAEPGTGPPIELEATPALCQLSPAVSEPASPLSAVPELQPVLPSSACVPGAEQQSAGPPFLLESFTQATATEPTAAPEASCHRWVTPKNQLGEEKPDLLDFPPRLVAEQLTYMDAELFKKLLPHQCLGSVWSKRNKPGNEHLAPTVRATVAQFNGVAKCVITTCLGNPSMTARDRAMVVEHWIKVAKACQTLRNYSSLRAILSALQSVSIHRLENTWGKVSRKPLRIFQKLCSKDIAQGRNLLIKERPSNRFATLVMALRGAQKRMQKKVSVPEAQGLQSQRRRRAPP; from the exons atgctgaggctccgagaaggcacaatggagcgtttcgtacagtccctggtgccatccttcccagatgggagcatctcaaccacctcaacgatcttctgcatgtacgagatgttcacttcagccacacaggtcctgggccagcagttcaatag caccctgtctcccttcttgggtacctggcctgaccagaatttgcaggctatctatcagtccctgggccgtgaccgtgtcgagatcaaggtggcctatgtgcatggggccatggttctgaagtggcatgcctgggacctgacaaaccatgtcccccttctcctgatgcagcgggaacttctggcgctcactgaggcagaggtggagg tgccagctccagggctccttccagcggcagagccaggaacagggcctcctatagagctagaggcgaccccggctctgtgtcaactgtcacctgcggtgtcagagccagcctcccctctgtcagctgttccagaactgcaacccgtgctcccatcttctgcatgtgtgccgggtgctgagcagcagtcagctggaccaccctttttgctggaaagtttcactcaagcaacagccacagagcccaccgcggccccagaggcttcctgccaccgctgggtcaccccaaagaaccagctgggtgaggagaagcccgacctcctggacttccctcccaggctggtggcagagcagctcacgtatatggatgcg gagctgttcaagaagctgctgccccatcagtgcctgggctccgtctggtccaagcgcaacaagcctggcaatgagcacctggcacccacagtccgggccactgtcgcccagttcaatggtgtggccaagtgtgtcatcaccacctgccttggcaacccgagcatgacagcccgggacagggccatggtggtggagcactggatcaaggtggccaag gcctgtcaaaccctgaggaactactcgtccttacgtgccatcctctcggctctgcagagtgtctccattcaccgcctcgagaacacgtgggggaaggtttccag gaagccattgaggatctttcaaaagctgtgcagcaaggacatcgcacagggcaggaacctgctcatcaag gagcgaccatccaatagatttgccaccctggtgatggccctccggggagcccagaagaggatgcagaagaaggtgagtgtgcctgaggcccagggcctccaaagtcagaggaggaggagggctcctccctga